Proteins encoded in a region of the Oscillospiraceae bacterium MB24-C1 genome:
- the ispG gene encoding flavodoxin-dependent (E)-4-hydroxy-3-methylbut-2-enyl-diphosphate synthase, whose protein sequence is MRKQSKTVWVGNIPLGFGHPVAIQSMLNVPSYDITGSVAQAKALEAAGCQIIRAAVPDHDAVRLIAALKEAVSMPVVADIHFDHRLALECAEAGVDKIRINPGNIGGADRVRAVAKACNAKNIPIRVGVNSGSVEKTLLAKHGSPTAEAMVESAANHLALLEQADFNNSVLSLKSSDLKTMIEAYRLAAERFDYPLHLGVTEAGTERIGMLKSAIGIGALLIDHIGDTIRVSLTADPVQEIAAAKDILKALGLKGSGVQLVSCPTCGRTRIDLVSLAHRVEDVLKNCPCDLKVAVMGCVVNGPGEAKEADIGIAGGDGCGVIFVKGKIVEKVPEEELLPALLKRIEEMTHAKSDEKTDL, encoded by the coding sequence ATGAGAAAACAATCAAAAACAGTGTGGGTGGGTAATATTCCGCTTGGATTTGGGCATCCGGTGGCAATACAGTCGATGCTAAACGTTCCCTCTTACGATATTACGGGTAGTGTTGCGCAGGCCAAAGCACTTGAAGCGGCGGGGTGTCAGATTATCCGTGCGGCGGTGCCCGACCATGACGCGGTGCGGCTAATTGCGGCACTGAAAGAAGCGGTTTCAATGCCTGTTGTGGCTGATATCCATTTTGATCACCGGCTTGCATTAGAATGCGCGGAAGCGGGTGTAGACAAAATTCGCATTAATCCGGGCAACATCGGCGGGGCCGATAGGGTGCGGGCGGTGGCGAAAGCCTGTAATGCCAAGAACATCCCTATACGCGTGGGTGTCAATTCCGGCTCGGTTGAAAAAACGTTGTTGGCAAAGCACGGCAGCCCTACCGCCGAGGCGATGGTTGAAAGTGCTGCAAATCATCTGGCCCTGCTAGAACAGGCCGATTTTAACAATAGTGTCCTATCGTTAAAAAGCTCGGATTTAAAAACGATGATAGAAGCCTACCGCCTTGCGGCGGAGCGGTTTGACTACCCGTTGCATCTAGGCGTAACCGAGGCGGGAACCGAGCGCATCGGTATGCTTAAATCTGCTATCGGTATCGGCGCACTGCTCATAGATCACATCGGCGACACCATCCGTGTCTCGCTGACGGCCGACCCGGTGCAAGAGATCGCAGCAGCAAAAGATATTTTAAAGGCGCTGGGGTTAAAGGGTAGCGGGGTGCAGCTTGTGTCCTGCCCAACCTGTGGGCGCACCCGCATCGACCTTGTTTCGTTGGCGCATCGGGTGGAGGACGTGCTGAAAAACTGTCCCTGCGACCTCAAGGTCGCTGTGATGGGCTGCGTCGTCAACGGGCCGGGCGAGGCCAAGGAGGCCGACATCGGAATCGCGGGTGGCGACGGCTGTGGCGTAATCTTCGTCAAGGGCAAGATCGTCGAAAAAGTGCCCGAGGAGGAACTGCTACCCGCGCTGCTCAAAAGGATAGAGGAGATGACCCATGCCAAATCGGATGAAAAAACAGACCTTTGA
- a CDS encoding phosphatidate cytidylyltransferase: MKQRVISSIAGLMILAVVFALFDTIVLNIAVAIIIVMALYELIEAAGQKRNPTSLVALVLGFAIPFFSTSLLNNILASVCFLFSLALFCMLLRYHDAVRVEQLGFVFFFTMLIGFAVTCFVYMRDIFGVVIGFYGMLVSLCGAWMSDTGAYFFGIAFGRHKLAPDISPKKTIEGFFGGIVVALVSQLIIAFAYVQICRYYGTPVEINYLRLVLVSPLISLISVIGDLSASVMKRQFGIKDFGNIMPGHGGVLDRFDSVLLVAPFVYNLFLYAPLIVVK, translated from the coding sequence ATGAAACAGCGTGTCATTTCTTCGATCGCAGGGCTTATGATTTTGGCTGTGGTATTTGCTTTGTTTGATACCATCGTGCTCAATATTGCTGTTGCCATTATAATCGTCATGGCGCTGTATGAGTTGATTGAGGCGGCGGGGCAGAAAAGAAACCCAACCTCTTTGGTAGCGCTGGTACTTGGTTTTGCCATCCCTTTTTTCAGCACCAGTCTGCTTAACAATATTTTGGCCTCCGTCTGTTTTTTGTTTTCGCTTGCGCTGTTTTGTATGCTGCTCAGATATCACGACGCTGTTCGGGTTGAGCAGCTTGGCTTTGTGTTCTTTTTTACCATGTTGATCGGCTTTGCCGTCACCTGCTTTGTTTATATGCGAGATATTTTTGGCGTGGTCATTGGCTTTTATGGCATGCTGGTATCGTTATGTGGTGCGTGGATGAGTGACACGGGTGCTTATTTTTTTGGAATAGCGTTTGGCCGGCATAAGCTTGCGCCCGATATCAGCCCCAAAAAGACCATTGAAGGGTTCTTTGGCGGCATTGTAGTTGCGCTGGTTTCTCAGCTTATTATTGCGTTTGCTTATGTGCAGATATGTCGCTATTATGGTACGCCGGTAGAAATCAACTATCTGCGGCTTGTATTGGTTTCTCCGCTTATTTCGCTCATCAGTGTTATTGGCGACCTTTCTGCCTCGGTGATGAAGCGACAGTTTGGCATCAAAGATTTTGGCAATATTATGCCTGGGCATGGCGGTGTGCTAGATCGCTTTGACAGCGTGCTTCTGGTAGCACCATTTGTCTACAATTTGTTTTTATATGCTCCTTTGATTGTCGTGAAATGA
- a CDS encoding isoprenyl transferase → MDYSQTTAAGVPTHIAIVLDGNGRWAKKRGLARSIGHRQGTRALRPVIRHCQNIGVRYLTLYVFSTENWNRPQNEVDGIMNLLQEHFDEATKSAGENIRIRVLGDVSRFDADLQQQIAKSVQDTAQNTGLTVNFALNYGGRQELVYAMRKLAEAVESGDLKPEDIDEAAIDRQLYTADMPDPDLIIRPSGEQRLSNFLLWQCAYSEFVFMDVLWPDFKTNDLDAAIAEYAGRNRRFGGV, encoded by the coding sequence ATGGATTATTCTCAAACCACGGCTGCGGGCGTTCCTACTCACATTGCCATTGTTCTAGATGGCAATGGCCGTTGGGCAAAAAAGCGCGGTCTTGCGCGCAGTATTGGGCATCGTCAGGGTACTAGGGCGCTGAGGCCAGTCATTCGGCACTGTCAAAATATTGGTGTGCGTTACCTGACACTTTATGTGTTTTCAACCGAAAACTGGAATCGCCCCCAAAACGAAGTGGATGGTATTATGAATCTGCTTCAGGAACATTTTGACGAGGCGACCAAATCTGCCGGCGAAAATATTCGGATACGCGTATTGGGCGATGTGTCGCGTTTTGATGCGGATTTGCAGCAACAGATTGCCAAGTCCGTACAGGATACTGCTCAAAATACCGGTTTGACGGTGAATTTTGCGCTCAACTACGGCGGCAGGCAGGAGCTTGTTTATGCGATGCGCAAATTGGCAGAAGCGGTCGAATCCGGCGATTTGAAGCCGGAGGACATAGATGAAGCAGCTATTGATAGGCAGCTTTATACGGCAGACATGCCCGATCCCGATTTAATTATTCGCCCCAGCGGGGAGCAGCGGCTCTCTAACTTTTTGCTGTGGCAGTGCGCGTATTCGGAGTTTGTGTTTATGGACGTGCTTTGGCCGGACTTTAAGACGAACGATCTCGATGCCGCAATTGCCGAATATGCCGGGCGCAACCGCCGGTTTGGAGGCGTGTGA
- the dxr gene encoding 1-deoxy-D-xylulose-5-phosphate reductoisomerase, with amino-acid sequence MTKQLTILGATGSIGTQALDVAKNLNMSVYGLCAHQNTALLEQQARAFHPRCVAIGDVALYKTLKIALADTDIIVTAGSDAVTELAAQPVDLVLNAVVGIAGLGATMACLQAKNTLALANKESLVTAGELVMSTAKRHNVPIIPVDSEHSAIFQCLNGENCDRINKIILTASGGPFFGKTKSELKKITPAQALKHPNWQMGQKISIDSATLMNKGLELIEAIHLFDVSARQVEIHVHRQSILHSAVEFCDGSVIAQLGSADMRTPIQYAITYPDRLPGVSKTLSLFEVGALTFEHADPETFLCLAAAQKAAELKGLYPCAVNGANEEAVALFLKGKISFLKIGELVEKALSLPCDRQDYNLKTVYEIDSAARELVRQSV; translated from the coding sequence TTGACTAAACAATTAACTATTCTTGGCGCGACCGGTTCCATCGGTACGCAGGCTTTAGATGTGGCAAAAAATTTGAATATGTCGGTGTATGGGCTTTGCGCTCATCAGAACACGGCGCTTTTAGAACAGCAGGCGAGGGCATTTCACCCTCGCTGTGTTGCAATTGGAGATGTCGCGTTGTATAAGACCTTGAAGATCGCTTTGGCGGATACCGATATTATCGTGACAGCCGGGTCGGATGCGGTGACCGAGTTGGCCGCACAGCCTGTGGATTTAGTGCTCAACGCCGTGGTGGGTATTGCTGGGCTAGGCGCGACAATGGCTTGTTTGCAGGCAAAAAACACGCTGGCACTAGCTAACAAAGAATCGCTCGTCACCGCAGGCGAGCTGGTGATGTCAACGGCTAAACGCCATAATGTACCGATTATTCCGGTTGACAGTGAGCATTCTGCAATTTTTCAGTGCTTAAACGGCGAAAATTGTGATAGAATAAATAAGATCATATTAACGGCCTCAGGTGGTCCGTTCTTCGGTAAAACGAAATCTGAGTTAAAAAAAATCACCCCAGCACAGGCGCTCAAACATCCAAATTGGCAGATGGGTCAGAAAATCTCGATCGATTCAGCGACCCTGATGAACAAGGGATTGGAGCTCATTGAGGCCATTCATCTATTCGATGTTTCGGCGCGGCAGGTTGAAATCCATGTGCATCGACAGAGTATTTTGCATTCGGCGGTGGAATTTTGTGACGGTAGCGTAATTGCGCAGCTTGGTTCCGCTGATATGCGCACGCCGATACAGTATGCGATTACCTATCCCGACCGTCTGCCAGGGGTCAGCAAAACGCTGTCATTGTTCGAAGTCGGTGCGCTCACCTTTGAGCATGCCGATCCAGAGACGTTTTTGTGCCTTGCGGCCGCTCAAAAAGCGGCGGAATTAAAGGGGCTGTATCCCTGCGCTGTCAATGGAGCTAACGAGGAGGCAGTTGCGTTGTTTTTAAAAGGGAAGATATCGTTCCTAAAAATCGGCGAGCTGGTTGAAAAGGCGCTGTCGCTGCCGTGCGACAGGCAGGACTACAACTTAAAAACGGTCTACGAAATAGATTCCGCCGCACGTGAGTTGGTGCGGCAAAGCGTGTAG
- a CDS encoding PolC-type DNA polymerase III has product MPNRMKKQTFEEFVALFGGLTMQQQLIQALKEVEEIHIATKSRSLSIAVVCARLLLWDEIRFLERSLESRLSLSQARFLPRYHGLLPTEGYFDVLLNELRREGVPVNGFLEGSAASFNAQDKLLKIALKNGGGRQLEEMGFVDKLQSLIADQFRLDCDIQLVGEVELTDSNPVLLQIEQEVKMAKLVKPQGPQLHKLSFQAKNLPFIEDSMELIYGKPIKGALTPLNEVNEGSGRVAVWGDVFKIETRDTRDGSRRIFSIYLTDYTSSNMIKMLMDMQEVGPLERIKVRDTIVVQGDASFDKYDREVNIRAYHIARVQKITRQDTSENKRVELHAHSKMSAMDGIVSATDLVTAAANFGHPAIAITDHGVAQAYPDAAAAAQKMAKAGKPIKILYGVEGYLVNDQIPAVTGDGTQSIDSEMIVFDLETTGLSAANERIIEIGATKIKNGEILDEFDIFVDPQQTLSPEIIRLTGITDEMLVGAPSEAEALEQFYEFCGGENAVLIAHNARFDTSFLKVAARRCGKPYNFTVVDTLILARAVYSELKSFKLGKLADYLNVDEFQAHRACDDARALAQIFFKMTAKIKTNGTLETVSDLNTSLDAVDFKKVPSYHIIILAENLVGLKNLYRLISESHVNNFYKNPRILKSNIIKWREGLILGSACEAGELFRALMEGSQFSELCEVAKFYDFLEVQPIGNNEFLLRNGRCKSEDELRDLNRTIVRVGDHLGLPVCATGDVHFLNPADATFRAVLMAGLGFSDADNQAPLYLKTTDEMLEEFSYFGEEKAFELVVKNPGMIAERIESIKPIPDGTFPPSIEGSDEELERLCWERAKRIYGDPVPELVATRLQKELDSIIKNGFSVMYITAQKLVAKSESLGYLVGSRGSVGSSFAATMSGISEVNPLPPHYACPKCQYSEFITDGSVGSGYDLPPKSCPNCGGDCVRDGHDIPFETFLGFNGDKQPDIDLNFSGECQSSIHKYTEELFGASQVFKAGTISTIAEKTAYGYVKKYLAERNRIVHKAEEERLAIGCTDVKRTTGQHPGGMVVIPRGMEVTDFTPVQYPADKSDSGMMTTHFDFHSLHDTILKLDELGHDVPTMYKHLEDMTGVKIGDVPNGDSEVISLFTSPAALGVTEEQIDCNTGSLALPEMGTNFVRQMLVEAQPKNFSDLLQISGLSHGTDVWLGNAQDLIHNGTCTISQVIGTRDSIMVYLMHRGLDPGLAFKIMEITRKGKATSSLTPDMVKTMREHDVPDWYIESCFKIKYMFPKAHAAAYVTSAVKLGWYKIHYPLEFYATYFTVRPEDFDAETVLMGRGGVKSRIDSLRSMGLERTAKDDNLLYVLSIIYEMLARGFGFLPVDLQKSSADRFTVEGNNIRLPFGALKGVGGTAAQGLYEAAKKGPFLSIDEFAEHAGVSKTVIESLKNLGAFGDLPETNQISLF; this is encoded by the coding sequence ATGCCAAATCGGATGAAAAAACAGACCTTTGAGGAGTTTGTCGCGTTGTTCGGCGGCCTGACTATGCAGCAACAGCTTATTCAGGCCCTCAAAGAGGTTGAGGAAATACATATCGCTACCAAATCCAGAAGTCTGTCTATTGCAGTTGTCTGTGCCAGGCTGTTGCTTTGGGATGAGATTCGCTTTTTAGAGCGCAGCCTTGAAAGCCGTTTATCGTTATCTCAGGCGCGGTTTTTGCCACGCTATCATGGACTTTTGCCAACAGAAGGCTATTTTGACGTGCTCTTAAATGAGCTACGCCGCGAAGGGGTTCCGGTCAACGGTTTTTTAGAGGGCAGTGCCGCGTCGTTTAACGCTCAGGACAAGCTGTTAAAAATTGCCCTGAAAAACGGTGGCGGGCGTCAGCTGGAGGAGATGGGCTTTGTCGATAAGCTCCAATCGCTAATCGCTGACCAGTTCCGGCTGGATTGTGACATCCAGTTAGTCGGCGAAGTGGAGCTGACCGATTCTAACCCTGTTCTGCTTCAGATTGAACAAGAGGTTAAGATGGCTAAATTGGTCAAGCCACAGGGCCCGCAGCTGCATAAACTATCCTTTCAGGCAAAAAATTTGCCGTTTATTGAGGATTCGATGGAGCTGATTTACGGCAAGCCGATCAAGGGTGCGCTAACACCGCTCAACGAAGTCAATGAGGGCAGTGGCCGGGTCGCTGTCTGGGGCGATGTTTTTAAAATTGAGACCCGCGACACCCGTGACGGTTCGCGTCGGATATTCAGCATCTACCTGACCGACTACACGAGCTCCAACATGATCAAGATGTTGATGGACATGCAGGAGGTCGGCCCGTTAGAACGCATCAAGGTAAGGGACACCATCGTCGTTCAGGGTGACGCCTCATTTGACAAATACGACCGAGAGGTCAATATAAGAGCTTACCATATTGCAAGAGTACAAAAAATCACGAGGCAGGATACCTCTGAAAATAAGCGCGTAGAGTTGCACGCCCATAGCAAAATGTCGGCGATGGACGGCATTGTTTCCGCCACCGATCTGGTTACTGCTGCCGCTAATTTCGGGCATCCGGCCATTGCCATCACCGATCACGGAGTGGCACAGGCTTATCCGGATGCAGCAGCTGCCGCCCAGAAGATGGCCAAGGCTGGAAAACCGATTAAAATTCTCTATGGTGTTGAGGGGTACCTCGTCAATGATCAGATTCCCGCTGTGACAGGCGACGGTACCCAGTCGATTGATAGCGAAATGATTGTTTTCGACCTTGAGACGACCGGTCTTTCCGCTGCCAATGAACGTATTATTGAGATTGGCGCCACCAAGATCAAAAACGGTGAAATTCTGGATGAGTTTGATATTTTTGTCGACCCACAGCAGACGCTGTCACCCGAAATTATTAGGCTTACCGGCATCACCGACGAAATGTTAGTCGGTGCACCAAGCGAGGCAGAGGCGCTTGAGCAGTTTTATGAATTCTGCGGCGGCGAGAACGCCGTTTTAATTGCGCATAACGCACGTTTTGACACATCGTTCTTAAAGGTTGCCGCCAGAAGGTGTGGCAAGCCTTATAACTTTACAGTTGTGGATACGCTGATTTTGGCGCGCGCTGTCTATTCTGAGTTGAAATCCTTTAAGTTGGGCAAGCTGGCGGATTATTTGAACGTGGACGAGTTCCAGGCCCACCGCGCCTGCGATGACGCGAGAGCGCTGGCACAGATATTCTTTAAAATGACCGCAAAAATAAAAACCAATGGAACGCTGGAAACAGTGAGTGACCTGAACACCTCGCTGGACGCAGTTGATTTTAAGAAAGTTCCAAGCTATCACATCATCATTCTGGCGGAAAATCTAGTCGGTCTTAAAAATCTTTACCGACTTATTTCTGAAAGCCACGTCAACAACTTTTATAAAAACCCGCGCATCTTAAAAAGCAACATCATTAAATGGCGCGAAGGGTTGATTCTCGGCAGCGCGTGTGAGGCGGGTGAGCTGTTCCGCGCGCTGATGGAAGGCTCGCAATTTAGCGAGCTGTGTGAAGTGGCGAAGTTCTATGACTTCTTAGAGGTACAACCGATTGGCAACAACGAATTTTTGCTGCGTAACGGACGCTGCAAATCTGAGGATGAGTTACGCGATCTCAACCGCACCATCGTGCGGGTGGGCGACCATCTCGGCCTTCCGGTTTGCGCCACCGGTGACGTACATTTCCTAAACCCGGCCGACGCAACGTTTCGCGCGGTGCTCATGGCGGGCTTAGGCTTTTCCGACGCCGACAACCAGGCGCCGCTGTACCTTAAAACCACCGATGAAATGCTCGAGGAATTCTCTTATTTTGGCGAAGAAAAGGCGTTTGAGCTGGTGGTGAAAAACCCCGGTATGATCGCCGAGCGCATCGAGTCTATTAAGCCGATTCCCGACGGAACTTTTCCGCCCTCCATCGAGGGTTCAGACGAGGAGTTAGAACGCTTGTGCTGGGAGCGCGCAAAGCGTATCTATGGTGATCCCGTTCCGGAGCTGGTGGCGACCCGCCTGCAAAAAGAGCTGGATTCTATCATCAAAAACGGCTTCTCGGTCATGTACATTACGGCACAGAAGCTTGTGGCTAAGTCTGAGAGCTTAGGTTATCTCGTCGGTTCGCGTGGCTCGGTTGGCTCATCCTTTGCGGCGACCATGTCGGGCATATCCGAGGTCAACCCTCTGCCACCGCACTATGCCTGTCCAAAATGTCAATACAGCGAATTTATCACCGATGGTTCGGTGGGTTCCGGTTATGACCTACCGCCAAAGTCTTGCCCCAACTGCGGAGGCGACTGCGTTCGTGACGGGCATGATATTCCATTTGAGACCTTTTTGGGCTTTAACGGTGACAAGCAGCCTGATATCGACCTCAATTTCTCCGGCGAATGCCAATCGAGTATCCACAAATATACTGAGGAGTTGTTCGGTGCTTCTCAGGTGTTTAAGGCCGGTACAATCTCGACCATCGCCGAAAAAACCGCCTATGGCTATGTGAAAAAATACCTCGCCGAGCGCAACCGCATTGTGCACAAGGCCGAGGAGGAACGTTTGGCCATCGGATGCACCGACGTCAAACGCACAACGGGTCAGCATCCGGGCGGCATGGTTGTCATCCCGCGCGGGATGGAAGTCACGGACTTTACACCGGTGCAATATCCGGCGGATAAGAGCGATTCCGGTATGATGACCACCCACTTTGACTTTCATTCGCTACACGATACGATTTTAAAGCTTGACGAACTGGGGCATGACGTGCCGACCATGTACAAACACCTCGAGGATATGACAGGCGTCAAAATCGGGGATGTACCCAACGGTGATTCCGAGGTCATCAGCCTGTTCACATCGCCTGCGGCGCTTGGTGTGACTGAGGAGCAGATCGATTGCAATACCGGTTCGTTGGCGCTGCCTGAGATGGGGACGAATTTTGTCCGCCAGATGCTCGTCGAAGCTCAGCCAAAGAATTTTTCAGACCTTTTGCAGATTTCGGGCCTTTCGCACGGAACCGATGTATGGTTGGGTAACGCGCAGGATCTGATTCACAACGGCACCTGCACTATTTCACAGGTTATCGGCACGCGTGACAGCATTATGGTTTACTTGATGCATAGGGGCTTGGACCCGGGATTGGCGTTTAAAATTATGGAGATCACCCGAAAGGGTAAAGCGACCTCAAGTCTGACGCCTGACATGGTCAAAACTATGAGGGAGCATGATGTTCCCGACTGGTATATCGAAAGCTGTTTTAAGATAAAATACATGTTCCCGAAGGCGCACGCCGCAGCTTATGTTACCTCGGCGGTCAAACTGGGGTGGTATAAAATCCACTATCCGCTGGAATTTTATGCGACTTATTTTACTGTTCGCCCAGAAGATTTTGATGCTGAAACCGTCCTGATGGGCAGGGGTGGGGTCAAAAGCCGAATCGATAGTTTGCGCAGCATGGGGCTGGAGCGCACCGCCAAGGACGACAACCTTTTGTACGTGTTGAGCATCATCTATGAGATGCTGGCGCGCGGCTTTGGCTTCTTGCCTGTTGACCTGCAAAAATCCTCAGCCGATCGCTTTACGGTGGAGGGGAATAACATCCGTCTTCCGTTCGGTGCGCTCAAGGGCGTAGGTGGTACAGCGGCACAGGGGCTGTATGAAGCAGCAAAAAAAGGTCCGTTCTTGTCTATTGATGAGTTTGCAGAGCACGCGGGTGTATCCAAAACGGTCATTGAATCGCTTAAAAACTTGGGTGCATTTGGTGATTTGCCTGAAACGAATCAAATTTCTTTATTCTAG
- a CDS encoding site-2 protease family protein, which produces MSSGLTTAVAAILIFGAIILFHELGHFTVAKWAGVSVHEFSIGMGPAIFKREKSGTLYSLRILPVGGYVMLEGEDEPVDAPGSFSGKPLLHRIAILLAGSFNNLIMGYLILVVLTIMTGYVGTTRVALFNEGAVSSQQLQLGDKITKINGHWVHTSNDITYEFLRDRDGLIEMTVQRNGESLTLPPVQFKMEQLGEGVQAIDLDFKVAAVPAQSLEYVTYPFNWGLSIIKQVWGSLIDVVTGRYAVNQLSGPVGVVSAIGQASKMGFENLLLIAAFIAINIGIFNLVPFPILDGGKIMIAVLEAIIGRRINQRVLEWIMMISVGLLLTLMLYVTWNDIFRLFQ; this is translated from the coding sequence TTGAGCAGTGGCCTTACAACGGCAGTTGCAGCAATTTTAATTTTCGGCGCAATTATCTTGTTCCATGAACTGGGACATTTTACCGTTGCAAAATGGGCGGGTGTGTCGGTGCATGAATTTTCAATCGGCATGGGTCCCGCGATTTTTAAACGCGAAAAAAGCGGAACGCTTTATTCGCTACGCATTCTGCCGGTAGGCGGCTATGTTATGCTGGAGGGTGAGGATGAGCCGGTGGATGCGCCGGGCTCCTTTTCCGGTAAGCCGCTGCTGCACCGGATAGCGATTTTGCTGGCAGGTTCGTTTAATAATCTAATTATGGGTTATCTAATCCTAGTGGTGCTCACCATCATGACCGGCTATGTTGGCACCACGCGCGTTGCGCTGTTCAACGAGGGCGCTGTGAGCTCACAGCAATTGCAATTAGGAGATAAAATTACCAAGATCAATGGACATTGGGTGCATACCTCAAACGACATCACCTATGAATTTTTGAGAGATCGCGACGGTCTGATTGAGATGACGGTGCAGCGAAACGGCGAGTCTCTGACACTACCGCCAGTCCAGTTTAAAATGGAGCAGCTTGGCGAAGGGGTGCAGGCCATCGACCTCGACTTTAAAGTCGCTGCAGTTCCGGCACAGTCGCTGGAATATGTGACCTATCCGTTTAACTGGGGTCTTTCGATCATCAAACAGGTTTGGGGTTCGCTCATCGATGTGGTCACTGGGCGCTATGCCGTCAACCAGCTCTCCGGACCGGTGGGGGTGGTGAGCGCCATTGGGCAAGCCAGTAAGATGGGGTTTGAAAACCTGCTACTCATCGCTGCCTTTATTGCGATTAACATTGGCATCTTTAATTTGGTTCCGTTCCCCATCTTAGATGGCGGCAAGATTATGATTGCGGTTCTCGAAGCCATCATCGGTCGTAGGATTAACCAGCGGGTGCTGGAATGGATTATGATGATCAGCGTAGGGTTACTGCTGACATTGATGCTGTATGTCACATGGAATGATATTTTTCGCCTATTTCAATAA
- the frr gene encoding ribosome recycling factor — MNDFVKGFETKMTKTISVLRQDYAAIRAGRANPTLLDKVTVMYYDVPTPINQVGSVSVTEARTLTITPWDRTVLKAIEKAIMASDIGINPQNDGSVIRLMFPPLTEERRKELCKQISKMGEESKVAIRSIRRDANDKLKAQKKELPEDTIKDIEKQVQDITDKYCKEIDQISAAKEKEIMEV; from the coding sequence ATGAACGACTTTGTAAAAGGCTTTGAAACTAAAATGACCAAAACCATTTCGGTGCTGCGCCAGGACTATGCCGCGATTCGTGCTGGACGCGCCAACCCCACCTTGCTTGATAAGGTGACGGTGATGTATTACGACGTACCTACCCCAATCAATCAGGTTGGTTCCGTTTCAGTAACCGAGGCGCGAACCCTCACGATTACCCCATGGGACCGCACAGTTTTAAAGGCGATTGAAAAGGCCATTATGGCTTCTGATATCGGCATTAACCCACAGAACGACGGTTCTGTGATTCGGCTCATGTTTCCGCCCCTGACCGAGGAGCGCAGAAAAGAGCTTTGCAAGCAGATTTCCAAGATGGGTGAGGAGTCTAAAGTGGCGATCCGGTCTATCCGCCGTGACGCTAACGACAAACTCAAGGCACAGAAAAAAGAGCTTCCTGAAGATACCATCAAGGATATTGAAAAGCAGGTTCAGGATATCACCGATAAATACTGCAAGGAAATTGACCAGATTTCTGCTGCCAAGGAAAAGGAGATCATGGAGGTTTAA